The Kogia breviceps isolate mKogBre1 chromosome 16, mKogBre1 haplotype 1, whole genome shotgun sequence genome window below encodes:
- the TPT1 gene encoding translationally-controlled tumor protein, translating into MIIYRDLISHDEMFSDIYKIREVADGLCLEVEGKMVSRTEGNIDDSLIGGNASAEGPEGEGTESTVITGVDIVMNHHLQETSFTKEAYKKYIKDYMKSIKGKLEEQRPERVKPFMTGAAEQIKHILANFKNYQFFIGENMNPDGMVALLDYREDGVTPYMIFFKDGLEMEKC; encoded by the exons ATGATCATCTACCGGGATCTCATCAGCC ATGATGAGATGTTCTCCGACATCTACAAGATCCGGGAGGTCGCGGACGGGCTGTGTCTGGAGGTGGAGGGGAAG ATGGTCAGTAGGACAGAGGGTAACATTGATGACTCGCTCATTGGTGGAAATGCCTCCGCTGAAGGCCCCGAGGGCGAAGGTACCGAAAGCACAGTAATCACTGGTGTGGATATTGTCATGAACCATCACTTGCAGGAAACCAGCTTCACAAAAGAAGCATACAAGAAGTACATCAAAGATTACATGAAGTC AATCAAAGGGAAGCTTGAAGAACAGAGACCAGAAAGAGTAAAACCTTTTATGACAGGGGCTGCAGAACAAATCAAGCATATCCTTGCTAATTTCAAAAACTATCAG TTCTTTATCGGTGAAAACATGAATCCAGATGGCATGGTTGCTCTGCTGGACTACCGTGAGGATGGAGTGACCCCGTATATGATTTTCTTTAAGGATGGtctagaaatggaaaaatgt TAA